ACTAGCTTGATTCATGACCTTTTATCTTAGTGATTCGATGTCCTCTTTGACTAGAAAGGTTCCTACTTGTTTCTTGCCAAATACTAATAACCttaatataaaattcagaggcataatcttctttgaactaatggagattgattgatcttgaggctgtgatgatcaatcttgatcttggagaacattctccgttttatccagaatgttcttgtttctttatatgttcaatttttatctgatttctttgctttgcttgattcatATCTTTGAactaattcactcaaaagcacaagttaaattaacataacattttagaatcataattaacattcttaattaaactttgtttattttcatcagaACTTTAATTTGAGACTTTGTCTTAACAGAAGATTCATAAAATTGAGCGTTGGTTGCTAGGGgttatgaaaagaaaaatcatgGAATTATATGAAATGTTGGAAATGTGGAAAGTCTGAACATGTGAAGAATAATTGTTCTAGTATATAAATGTCATAGAAGGACTTTGAGTCAAATGCTAGCAATGTCTCATTCATGATGCAAGGTGTGGTGTGAAATTATGTCATGTGAAAAATAGTGTATCCTTATGGCATTTCGACGCTGCCATGGAAAAGGATTAATTATTGCTAGTGGAATAACACACGACGGTTAGTTGACATTGATGCAAGGTGTGCTATGAAATTATGTCGGTTACTGAAGAACTTTTTGAGAAAGACAACATGGAAGTTGCACCATATTTTTTAGCATGGTTTCAGTATGGAGAATAAATTCTTGAAGTGATTTAACTTCAAGTGAAGTATACTTTTTATGGTGAAGTATGATAGTTCTTTTGAATTATGATTGTCGATATAGACAATGAAAGTTGAAGGTTCATCAATTTCAATTAAAGTGGAGATTGTTGAGTTTTGGTTGAAATTGAAATAGTCTCACATTGTTTAGAATTGTAAAGGAAGAGAGTTCAAATTACAATTTGCATCAGTCagaaatattttaagtttatatataagtattttttttctcttattttagaGTTTTGTGAGGtagttagatttttttttttggagagtGTGGTTGCATTGGGGTGCTAGGTCTAAGCAGCGCAAAAGGGTTTCCCATGAGATGGGAAATCTAAACTACTGGACCGACGCGAGGTTTTTGAATAAGTGATTGTTGATATTGAGTAAGGAATATCCGTCTTTCTGCTAAATAGATTGGATATTTGAGACAAATCTGTGTTGTAACTATTTCTACATAGTGTtattcttttgttgttgtttttcctcttatttaaaatttctacattattttcttgtgttgtgattattatttaaatttctctattgatttattttctcaacACTTTTTATGTATGAACCTTTCATTTGAACTTCTATTTTCATATCTTCGTCTCATCCCTTAGATTCTAGGttgattcaaaatttaaatttttccaaTAATGGTAtccaaatataaattatgttaTCTTAAACTTACTTCCAACTAAATCAGTGGCGGATCTTACACAAAATATTGGGAGAGcaacaaatattataattaaaatttataaaagtcatatagttttatcaaagattcaatataacatcaatacataataaaaatatagtatgTGAAAAAAGACATTTATATCGAATTAAAGTTGTGACATTCGTTCTTCTAAAGCCTTGAAATCATCATAATAAATAGTATCacactatatcatatatcaactCTTAACATGTGTTCGATATTAGTTAGTTTATCATTAGATATTAGGTAGTTTATTTGTATCTATAAAtcgttgtattaattttattatattttttatgagtcTAAATTCTAATAAATGTCTACTTCATGTATCTCCTCAATCGCgtaatttttaatatgatatcaACGAGTTGATTGTGATTTAAGAAACATTGAATAATCTCTTTACGTTGTGGTAAAGATAAGAAGAAGATTATTGCTTTGACAtttgttttttactttatttaatattaatagcAAAAAATTACTTAAGTAGAAGAAAAACATAGTAAGAACCTGACAAATATAAGAAACATATTTACATAGTCTGAGGATCAAGACCCCATTGCGACTAAGAAGAAGAGTCCAAAAGAAAAGAGAGATAGCAATGTGAGCAGATAACTTAAAGAAGAGAGGAAGAGAAGAGAGAGGCGATGTCATATTCTCAAAATGGTTTGGAATATTTTAGTAtcttattactatttattttaataatctatcattatatcatattataaagaaaatattaccGTGGTCCATGTCACAAACGCCACTAAAGTCAATGAAAAGCTTACCATAAAAATTAGAATGTAAGACAGTTAGCATGTGATTGCTTTCACATTGGAAAGCTCAAGATGCGCGGCCAATAGGAAGCTATTGAGCTTCGACATGGACATGCAGTGAATCGGTGGTCAAGGGCGGAAACAAACGTACcattagttttgtttattttcaccATCAGTATTCGAGGCTTGTAGTTCAACTATTTAGTTTGGCAAGGCCCACTAATGATCAATATTTCCCTCTTAGCAATTGCCCAGTTCGTAGGATATTTCAGGTGATCGATTGAATGATTAGTTCTTCCAAAGATGCTAATGAATTTAaatctctctcttttcttttgcgacaattatgtttttttttgtgaGGCAcaattgtgtattttttatttcatatatgaaTAGTTTATAACGTATTAGGTGCTTTGGATCAGGACAATGCAGGCCCGCATTTGCTTGTTGTAAAACCCCGGCCATTACCGTTACCGGCGATGCTACCTCATGACCTTCTCGCCCCCTCTTTTCCACCGTTTGGAAATCTGACGAGTTTTTACTTTCTGTGGGATTCGAGTCCGGTACCTAGAGGATAAGTACCGGGCTCGAATCccacggaaggcaaaaactcgcTATTTCCAACAGAGTGGTTAgggggcgagaaggtcgtgaggtagcaTCGCCGGTAACGGTAATGGCTGGGGTGTTACACTTGTTCTCCTTTGTTAGTGTAGAGTGGACGGTCACTTGGCACTGTGGAAGAGACATGTATGTTTTGCATCTTACTGTTGTTGATAATAGCATCAGTtataaaattccaaaacatgaaagtttaatgtttgaaaattgaaactGTGTAATAGGTCCACTCATGGAGGAATACCAAAGAATAGTGTACATAAAAGTCCTAGTATTGACCGCAAGACAATTCACAGTATCACTTTCTGTGTTAATTTCTACCTTCAAAATTTCTGATATTTACAATGACCATTATGGTTTCTTTATTACTTTCCGAATTTCTTTTCAATGTATACTATACCTTCTATAACAGATTGAAAACTCTGGCACTTCAAATTCGTGATAGATGGAACCTGAGATTGTCAGCATAAAAAATGATGGTCGTAGTTCTATGAGAGCCATCCTTTTTTGCTCTTAGCCACCTTGAGCTTCATTACAAGTTCTTCACGCTCAGATTCTACCTCTGCATATTTAAGGCTCATGTGGAAGTAGCGATCCTGAATATCTCTTAACTCTTCCTCTAGCATTGATTTTGTACGTTCAAACTTTTCTTTTGTCACTACTTCTTCTTCAGCCATTGATTTTACTGGGCCTTCTGCCTGGTTGTTTCGGCCTTGAGGTGACAATCTGCAGTATAATAATACAAGGAATATTATTGCACAAATGACTTAATAGAACAATAAGGCATGACCTAAAACCAAAGGCATAATACAGATGACTTAAACAGGCTATTTCCTTATGTTTCAAATTCCAGCAATCCTGATTTATAGTTCGACCTAAAGCAAAGTATAATACGGATATACCTTGCTGTTTTAAAATTTGCTTCCAAGTTAGAAGAAGAGTAACAACTTCTTTGAACAATGTACCTATCTTCTGGAGAGAATAAAATGCAAGCCTCGCCAGCAAGTGAAAACCagatgttaaatttttattttaatattattgtgctTACAATCAATTGTACTCTTAAAATGGGCTAATGTTATGATCTATTTGATGATAGTTAGACCTATTAATATTGTGATCAATTTGTAATAGGCTTAGGACACTAAATTTTGGTCCAAGTGCATAACAATGTAGGCCATAATTTCTAGGCTCATAATTTGAGATGCCTAGggttgaatttttataaatacaagGCTTGATCTCCTTTATCAAGAAACAAGACATTATTTGGTAGACAGGTCTTGGACATCAGGGGAAGAATGAGAACACCAATACATCATTGTTCTTCTTTTTTCCACTTTTAATtacttcactttttttttctctttattgcGTCAACAACTAAAATAACCATTTTTGTTcagttgtttattttttattgttgatgCTGTTGCAaagttcaaaataaataaaaaagctcCAAACAAACAGCAGAGACAGAATAAGGAATCATACAAACATACTAAAATATTTTCGTTTTTACTAGAATGGGTGCATAATGTTTTTCTCCGACCTGTTAAGTTGAACTTCATATATGTTCTTCGCTTCTTCTGACTTTTCTAGTTCAGTCGCAAGCAATTGAGTCTTCGATACTGGTTCTAATTCAACCGTATGAACATTGTCATCAAGAAGTCCATGTTCACTTTCCACCTATGAACAAAAAGGAGATATGAaacaaaaacatttaatttcCAATGAGATTacaattatttgatattattattttgggtCAGCACAATTGAAGCCACAAACCAGAATATACTTTGTAACATTTGAAAATTAGGTAAAATACAATAAgacaaattcaaaatatatcaCCTCATTCTGATGTTTGCTGCTGTAATAAGGGTCATGTTGATCTTTCAGGATTTCTCTGTCATTCTTTAATGACGACTTTTTTCTATTACTGCGAACTTGATTGGTATTCTTAACCATAGAATTCTGATAaatcaaagaaagaaaattatcagTTGTGTCTTCACAATGATATGTAATTAATGAAAAAGAGACACTTACTTTTGAAGCCTTCTGATCATCGTGAACAGTTTTCCTGTTTAACTTCGAAACTTGATTTCGCTTTTGTTCCTTAAACAGTTTCAATTCTTCTTCAAAGGCCTGAGCTTTTCTCTGAAATTCAGCCTTTTCCTGTTCAAGTTGTTGTATGGTCTGTTGAAGCTGGCTATTTATTCTTTTGATGTTATTGAGCTCAGTATCATGATGAGCACATCTTGTTTCTCTTGCCTTCAAGTCGTTCTCCAACTGCATAATCCTTTCTTCAATGGATGCTCTAGTTCTCTTGCAGTGCTCCAATTCTGATGCAGCCGTCTCCAATCTTGATACCTTTTGTTCCAATGATGTATTCTCTGCCTTCAGATCTTCACATAGATCAGATGTCAAGCATAATGAGGCTTCCAGTCGTTCTTTCTCAGTATTGGAAGCGTTGAGCTCACTTTTTAGAGCCATTATCTCATTTTCAGATTGACGTGTCTGCTGCAACTGAACCTTTAAATTTCCGGATTCATCCAGGTATTTATGTCTTTCATATTCAGTGACTGTAAGTTTTGACTCAAGGGCATTTATAGTGCTTTTGAATTTCAGTTCTCTTGATTTGTAGTCCTCCACCAGTTTTGCCAATTTTTCATGTTCAGCTATCTGCATTtccattttagttttgaaatcaGCAAGCTCAGTTGTTTGCTCTTTCAActtttgttcatattgagtcTGCATCGTATTGACCTCAGTCTTAAACAAAATCACTTTAGATTGAGCTTCTCCAAAAGCATATTCCAGTTTGTCTTTTTCAGCACGTAATTCAGATACTTCAAGCAAAGCATTGGAAGCTATTCTCTCTTTTTCATCATAGGCTGCTGAAAATTTCAGGCTGAGGTTCTCTATTTCTAGTTTAAGGTTCTGAATGTCTACCATCTTCTCCATTTGCAACTCATTCAATAAGTTTTGACCCTGCGCCATATGTTTTTTATTCTCATCCAAAATACCATCCATATCTGAAGTTAAATCCTTCTCTTTTAATGCAATATCTTCCAGCATTAGAGAAAATTTCTTTTCTAGGAATCCCACTCTTCCACAGCAATCAGCAAACCTTTCACTTGATTCCCTCAACCTGGCTCCCATAAGGGAGCAATTGTCCTCTAACTCCAACTTCTGCTGCCTCAAATATCCATTTAGATTCTCAAATGAATTGCACTCGTCTTCAGGATTTTCAATGGTAATTTGTAGCTGCTGATTTTCTCCTCTGAGATATTCAGATTCTTCTTGTGCTTCTGACCAATGAAATTGTGTCGCCtttagtttttgtttcaaaTCTTCTATGGAAGAATCCATCTCATACTGCATCTCCATAATCTTCTCTCGGAGCCTTGCAGCTTGATTTCTATCATTCTCTAGCTCTGATAATTGGGACTCTTGTTCGTTTGTCAAATCTCTCACTTCATCTTCTAAAGCAGAAACACGCATTGACAGCTGTCCATTTTCATGTTCTATATCTGATATGTGGAGCATCATTTCATGCGTTCTTTCTTTTATCCTGTCATCCATGTGTTCCTCTAGTTGACTTTTCTCTTGTTCAAGATGATAAACCTTGGCTTTCAACTTGCTCAGGAGCTTCTTTAGAACCCCAATCTCCTTTTCTTTACTTGATGTGTCAGCCTCATCGCTATCCATATCAGATGTTTTATTAGTTAGATGAGTTTGCTGCTGTAATAAGGGTCATGTTGATCTTTCAGGATTTCTCTGTCATTCTTTAATGACGACTTTTTTCTATTACTGCGAACTTGATTGGTATTCTTAACCATAGAATTCTGATAaatcaaagaaagaaaattatcagTTGTGTCTTCACAATGATATGTAATTAATGAAAAAGAGACACTTACTTTTGAAGCCTTCTGATCATCGTGAACAGTTTTCCTGTTTAACTTCGAAACTTGATTTCGCTTTTGTTCCTTAAACAGTTTCAATTCTTCTTCAAAGGCCTGAGCTTTTCTCTGAAATTCAGCCTTTTCCTGTTCAAGTTGTTGTATGGTCTGTTGAAGCTGGCTATTTATTCTTTTGATGTTATTGAGCTCAGTATCATGATGAGCACATCTTGTTTCTCTTGCCTTCAAGTCGTTCTCCAACTGCATAATCCTTTCTTCAATGGATGCTCTAGTTCTCTTGCAGTGCTCCAATTCTGATGCAGCCGTCTCCAATCTTGATACCTTTTGTTCCAATGATGTATTCTCTGCCTTCAGATCTTCACATAGATCAGATGTCAAGCATAATGAGGCTTCCAGTCGTTCTTTCTCAGTATTGGAAGCGTTGAGCTCACTTTTTAGAGCCATTATCTCATTTTCAGATTGACGTGTCTGCTGCAACTGAACCTTTAAATTTCCGGATTCATCCAGGTATTTATGTCTTTCATATTCAGTGACTGTAAGTTTTGACTCAAGGGCATTTATAGTGCTTTTGAATTTCAGTTCTCTTGATTTGTAGTCCTCCACCAGTTTTGCCAATTTTTCATGTTCAGCTATCTGCATTtccattttagttttgaaatcaGCAAGCTCAGTTGTTTGCTCTTTCAActtttgttcatattgagtcTGCATCGTATTGACCTCAGTCTTAAACAAAATCACTTTAGATTGAGCTTCTCCAAAAGCATATTCCAGTTTGTCTTTTTCAGCACGTAATTCAGATACTTCAAGCAAAGCATTGGAAGCTATTCTCTCTTTTTCATCATAGGCTGCTGAAAGTTTCAGGCTGAGGTTCTCTATTTCTAGTTTAAGGTTCTGAATGTCTACCATCTTCTCCATTTGCAACTCATTCAATAAGTTTTGACCCTGCGCCATATGTTTTTTATTCTCATCCAAAATACCATCCATATCTGAAGTTAAATCCTTCTCTTTTAATGCAATATCTTCCAGCATTAGAGAAAATTTCTTTTCTAGGAATCCCACTCTTCCACAGCAATCAGCAAATCTTTCACTTGATGCCCTCAACCTGGCTCCCATAAGGGAGCAGTTGTCCTCTAACTCCAACTTTTGCTGCCTTAAATATCCATTTAGCTTCTCAAATGAATTGCACTCGTCTTCAAGATTTTCAATGGTAATTTGTAGCTGCTGATTTTCTCCTCTGAGATATTCAGATTCTTCTTGTGCTTCTGACCAATGAAATTGTGTCGCCtttagtttttgtttcaaaTCTTCTATGGAAGAATCCATCTCATACTGCATCTCCATAATCTTCTCTCGGAGCCTTGCAGCTTGATTTCTATCATTCTCTAGCTCTGATAATTGGGACTCTTGTTCGTTTGTCAAATCTCTCACTTCATCTTCTAAAGCAGAAACACGCATTGACAGCTGTCCATTTTCATGTTCTATATCTGATATGTGGAGCATCATTTCATGCGTTCTTTCTTTTATCCTGTCATCCATGTGTTCCTCTAGTTGACTTTTCTCTTGTTCAAGATGATAAACCTTGGCTTTCAACTTGCTCAGGAGCTTCTTTAGAACCCCAATCTCCTTTTCTTTACTTGATGTGTCAGCCTCATCGCTATCCATATCAGATGTTTTATTAGTTAGATGATTATTCAGATCATTGATTCTCACATCTACTAGTGGTGATTTGGAAGTCTCGAGCTCTCGAATTGAATTATGACTATTATTACTAATCGTCTCAGCGTTTTTCTCCTGGAGCATGTCTTCTGAATGAAATATTCGAAATAAATTGCTGCTGACTTCAGATTCAGAGCTAGAAAAAGATTGATCTTTGAGCATGTTTGACAAAAGTTCTTCGGATGCACTTCCATCTTTTGAAGCTGTCTTTGCTTCTTTTAGCTTGAATAAAAGCTCAAGGTTTTCATTTGTCAGCTCAGTACAGTCCATCTCAAGTTCCTCAACTTTCTCTTTCAGTACTTCGATTTGTTTCAAAAGATCTGCATCACCTACATTTCTGGACACAGTCTCCACATTACAGGTTTCTGGGACAGATTCAAACAACCTTGCTTTCAAACTTGAAATTTCTTCCTCTTTAGCAGATAACTTGCTTTCATATTCCCTTTCAATATCTGGAAGTGTTTTGTTGTTTGGAATCTTTGCATGTTCAATGTCTTGAATCGTATCCTCCAATGCCTCTTCCAGTTCTTGCACCTTAGCCAGCAGGGTTTTCTTTGATTCCTCTAACTGTTCTATTTGTTGTTTAAAGACCCTGTTTCCTTCTTCACTTAGCTGGAAAGATTTCTCGAGAGTACTGAGTTTTGAGGGTAATGATGAAAGGTTTTCTATCTCAAGTTTCTGCTGTTCTATGGTCTGTTCCAGCTCTTGGAGAACAGAAACAAGTTCAACATTTGCTTCTTGGCTCTTCTTTAGTTGCAAAGACAAGTTGGCAGTGGattctttttgaaactttaattcATCTTTTATAGCGTTTTCAATTTCTGGAATGCATTCACCTTGAGATATTGAATCTTCCAAAGTTTTCTGTCTTGCTATGGTATGTCCTGATGACAATGTTAACTgctcaatttcttttttaaaactatCACGCTCTACATATGCTGCTGAAAGGTCCATTTCCAGACCTGCCAGCTTTTGGGATTGATCTGAGAATTCTGTCTTCAACATCTCCAAGTCACCCATTAGCTTTCTGGCATTCATCTCCCACATCTTTGCTTCTGCCCGTAGCTCTTCACTTGTGTCTTCTGCAGCTTCAAGACTCTTATTAGAAGCATTGGTCATCTTAGAAGATGATGCACCAATGTCTTGCATATTTTGGGAATTGAATGATGAATGATTCGACTGAGAAGAGTTATTAACAGGGCAATCATAATGAGATACACTTTTCTGGGAACTGGTTGAATCTTGTCTTCCTGTCGGGCTTCCATCACTGATGCATGGAGAGAAATTTCCCCTTCCAGTGGAATCCTCAGCTGAGTTATAGCTGCAATTTGATACAGATCCAGAAAGACTTGCTGTCTGCAGCCAAGATACAACGTGTTATAAATTGATCAAGACAGAGACAGTGAATTATGTCTCAACTCGAACATGGACAAAAGCAAGCTGATAGTTCTGCATAAAGAAATCCTTTTGTTTCCTAGACCCTGATTGAAGACAGCAATGAATGACTTTAAGTACCCAAAGAATGAAATGCAGTTACCATCTCCGCGTAAAATTCTTCAAAAAAGAAAGTAATGTTTGCACACATAAAAGGGTACGGGTGTTAATAAATGAATGCAATCAaacataaaaatctaaaaaaccaatttgaaaaattgataaCAGAGAGAAATGATAACCgaataataaattgaattttattaattgaactGAATCTGTTTTCTGATTTATACTTGTATAAAACATTCAGAAATAACCATAGATAAATATCTATCAAAAGTAAAATGAGCTAAAATGTACTAAATTTTTTCTTGATACAttcataattttcattttttaaatcatgtttcaaaattaacatattgCTTAAAAGTACTACTATGTATTCTGCCGTAGTAAACATGATAAACTCAAGTTCCTGTACCAAAAACAAGTACTACTACTAGTTGTGATGTGATATTGCATGAGTTTTCTCTTAGAGATTGAGATGAgacatttgatattttaaacaaatttttaatatttaattttttttgtagaagAAATTTAGAGTGAAGGGATGGTGCTCCGATTCAACTAGTtgtaataaatttgttttagaaCCCATCGGTTTCAACCACCAAATAACTTTGCTTATGGGTTGAGAAGATGCGGGTTAAAATTGGAATTGGGGGATATGAGGTGATGTGTTTTGTGCAAAGTTTTCTTCATAAAAACCTAATGAGTGCTTTCTCGTATACCAGGAGCCctaaatctaaacaaactatcgAACTTGAGAGTTATTTGAATCTTCATAGCTAATCCCGATTGTCGATTGTAGATTCATCAGTTATCTAGTTATAAgcacaaataataattatttaccaATAATGCATGCATAGGGATTTAGAACCATATATGCAACAGAACACTGATGAGAGGGAAACTGTAGAAATTTTACCCTAGTTTCAACTTCTCCAGGGGATAAGGTAGAGTCCCCATCATCAACAGAGGAAGATTCAACACTCTGTACATATGAACAATCAGATCCATTTGACTTGACAATCACTTCAtgattattttcatttatagCCTTCAAATGGGACTTTGTTTCGCTTGATTCTTGATCTCTGAAAATTTGTTGGAGATCAATTTTTAATAGAATAATAgacattataattatattatacaaGACTACACTTCAATACAAACCTGGGTTTTGTTTTTGGTGCAAGGCACTGCACTGTTACCTGCAAAATGCATAACCACTGAATTTCCATCTCTAAGTTCAATGACATTTTGATGCAATAGCTCTCCTACCTAAATACATATGTGTCTACTTATCTACCTTGACTATGCACATAATACTATTCTCTTACATTACTATATATCCAAGAGCACTTTGTTAAGTTAAATGGCAATGTCACACCAGCATAATTCTTAAGTAAAGGAAATATGGGAAGAAAACCAATATTCTATATATCTTTTAGCATAAATCTTTTATTCTTCATTTCAATTTTAGCAAGCATATATATTCCAGATTTCCTTTGTTAAATTTTTCCTCAATTTGAAAGAAAGCAACTTGGAATCAAATCCAAAATGATTACTTGTCTAGGAATCACAAAAGAAAATGCCTTCTCAGTTTTCATTTTCTGCAGTTAAGTCAAGAATAAAATATAGCTTTAAGTAGTCTGACTCACATTCAAAATTGTCCCATGGTTGCACTTATTTAGCGGGATTGAAAGTGGAACAGCAGCATCTGAACTCACATAACTGGTCATACTAACTGTGGCCTCTCCCAGAATGCCAGATCTTAATGATCCCTGTTAAACGGTATTACTATTCTTCATTTGATAATCCAAAGAGAGTAGTTTCAAACTGATAAATCTAACAGAAAACAAGGTGTGCAATGCATAACAGTCAAAGAAGCAGCAATAATGATAGTAGTACCATACCATAGCAACAATAAGCTTGAGACAATCATCAGTTTCCTTGGACGAATTATCTCTTGAAACCCATATAGATTCTGAAAAAGTATCAGACCACTGACAACTTCCATTACGCACTGCCACTTTGCTTGACTTAGCAATTGTTTTACCATTTTCTACAGAAACAACAGAAACAAACAGCTTGTCCCACCCCTTAGGTACCTGGTAACATTAGAATTAGCATCTGTTATTTACACATTTTTGTGGCTTCACGGAATTTCATTTCAATCATGAAAGCATTTGAATTGTACAaatctaaaagaaaaattaaaaaaaaaagcttatgCATCAAATCTTTAATCATTTTAACACTCTACCTAAGTAATTTTATGATTTGGTTCTGTTCTATCACTTTTTTAATCAGAAACCACTTTGTGACAGAACATGCAATAAGCATTGTCCTGCACTCGTCAAAACAGAAACCACAATGCTAAAGCAGCTATTCATAACATAATACCACAATCCTAACTAACCTttgatttcataaaaaattcaaactcaTTACCACTCAATGTAACTCAAcgtttttcttttctaatttcCAAATTAGAATTGCGTTTCATATGCAATAAATTTCTATCGTAACATAACAGTGtttgttattttcaaaatagGATCAAAGATATTCAGTTAAATAAACGAAATATCAATCATCATCAGTTATCACCAAACAACAATTCGAAGACACAAAAATTAGAAACGTAATTAGTTACATTGATCAATCAACCTAAACCGAAACATAAAGAAGAACAAGACGAAATTGAAACCGAAAAGGTGAAATTAAGAAGGAACCTGAAGTGCCTTAAGATGAGAAATTCTGAACTCAATTCTGTCTCCTGATTTTGGAGACCTGTGCTTGTGAAGCTTAAACATTCTCCTTCTCTTTAGAAACTTCCACTTCACAGTGTTAATTCTCTGTGTATATCAATGTGCGTTTTGCTGAGGCCTGTTCGTTCTCG
The genomic region above belongs to Cicer arietinum cultivar CDC Frontier isolate Library 1 chromosome 4, Cicar.CDCFrontier_v2.0, whole genome shotgun sequence and contains:
- the LOC101499058 gene encoding uncharacterized protein: MDSDEADTSSKEKEIGVLKKLLSKLKAKVYHLEQEKSQLEEHMDDRIKERTHEMMLHISDIEHENGQLSMRVSALEDEVRDLTNEQESQLSELENDRNQAARLREKIMEMQYEMDSSIEDLKQKLKATQFHWSEAQEESEYLRGENQQLQITIENPEDECNSFENLNGYLRQQKLELEDNCSLMGARLRESSERFADCCGRVGFLEKKFSLMLEDIALKEKDLTSDMDGILDENKKHMAQGQNLLNELQMEKMVDIQNLKLEIENLSLKFSAAYDEKERIASNALLEVSELRAEKDKLEYAFGEAQSKVILFKTEVNTMQTQYEQKLKEQTTELADFKTKMEMQIAEHEKLAKLVEDYKSRELKFKSTINALESKLTVTEYERHKYLDESGNLKVQLQQTRQSENEIMALKSELNASNTEKERLEASLCLTSDLCEDLKAENTSLEQKVSRLETAASELEHCKRTRASIEERIMQLENDLKARETRCAHHDTELNNIKRINSQLQQTIQQLEQEKAEFQRKAQAFEEELKLFKEQKRNQVSKLNRKTVHDDQKASKNSMVKNTNQVRSNRKKSSLKNDREILKDQHDPYYSSKHQNEVESEHGLLDDNVHTVELEPVSKTQLLATELEKSEEAKNIYEVQLNRLSPQGRNNQAEGPVKSMAEEEVVTKEKFERTKSMLEEELRDIQDRYFHMSLKYAEVESEREELVMKLKVAKSKKGWLS
- the LOC140918620 gene encoding uncharacterized protein: MFKLHKHRSPKSGDRIEFRISHLKALQVPKGWDKLFVSVVSVENGKTIAKSSKVAVRNGSCQWSDTFSESIWVSRDNSSKETDDCLKLIVAMGSLRSGILGEATVSMTSYVSSDAAVPLSIPLNKCNHGTILNVTVQCLAPKTKPRDQESSETKSHLKAINENNHEVIVKSNGSDCSYVQSVESSSVDDGDSTLSPGEVETRTASLSGSVSNCSYNSAEDSTGRGNFSPCISDGSPTGRQDSTSSQKSVSHYDCPVNNSSQSNHSSFNSQNMQDIGASSSKMTNASNKSLEAAEDTSEELRAEAKMWEMNARKLMGDLEMLKTEFSDQSQKLAGLEMDLSAAYVERDSFKKEIEQLTLSSGHTIARQKTLEDSISQGECIPEIENAIKDELKFQKESTANLSLQLKKSQEANVELVSVLQELEQTIEQQKLEIENLSSLPSKLSTLEKSFQLSEEGNRVFKQQIEQLEESKKTLLAKVQELEEALEDTIQDIEHAKIPNNKTLPDIEREYESKLSAKEEEISSLKARLFESVPETCNVETVSRNVGDADLLKQIEVLKEKVEELEMDCTELTNENLELLFKLKEAKTASKDGSASEELLSNMLKDQSFSSSESEVSSNLFRIFHSEDMLQEKNAETISNNSHNSIRELETSKSPLVDVRINDLNNHLTNKTSDMDSDEADTSSKEKEIGVLKKLLSKLKAKVYHLEQEKSQLEEHMDDRIKERTHEMMLHISDIEHENGQLSMRVSALEDEVRDLTNEQESQLSELENDRNQAARLREKIMEMQYEMDSSIEDLKQKLKATQFHWSEAQEESEYLRGENQQLQITIENLEDECNSFEKLNGYLRQQKLELEDNCSLMGARLRASSERFADCCGRVGFLEKKFSLMLEDIALKEKDLTSDMDGILDENKKHMAQGQNLLNELQMEKMVDIQNLKLEIENLSLKLSAAYDEKERIASNALLEVSELRAEKDKLEYAFGEAQSKVILFKTEVNTMQTQYEQKLKEQTTELADFKTKMEMQIAEHEKLAKLVEDYKSRELKFKSTINALESKLTVTEYERHKYLDESGNLKVQLQQTRQSENEIMALKSELNASNTEKERLEASLCLTSDLCEDLKAENTSLEQKVSRLETAASELEHCKRTRASIEERIMQLENDLKARETRCAHHDTELNNIKRINSQLQQTIQQLEQEKAEFQRKAQAFEEELKLFKEQKRNQVSKLNRKTVHDDQKASKNSMVKNTNQVRSNRKKSSLKNDREILKDQHDPYYSSKLI